The Candidatus Saccharibacteria bacterium sequence TGTGGGGCAGTGGCTTTATTGAAGAGGGTGATGATAACGACTGTTCTAATCTTGATTTTTACGCCGTTCGCGGGCCACTTTCTAGACAGCGCGTAAAGGCGGATCGGAAAATCGCATTGGGCGACCCTGGACTACTCTCGAACCTTGCATTCGAACCTTCCCGTCAAAAAAAGTATAAGGTTGGGATTGTGGCGCATTATGTCGACAAGGAGAGCCCATTTCTTGACAAAATAAAGAACGATCCGACATATCTTTTGATTGATCCACTTCAAACACCGGCAAAAGTCGCTAAGGACATTACATCATGCGAGCTAGTTTTGTCATCGAGCCTTCATGGTCTTATTGTGGCGGATAGTTTTGCGGTTCCGAATTTCTGGATGCCGCTTTCCGATAACCTTACGGGCGGATCGTACAAGTTTAATGATTACTATATGTCGACCGAGCGAGAACTTGTTAGTGTGAAGCCTGATATCTTGGGTGATAATAGTGCGATTACCACGGCCATACAGAGCTACGTACCTGTGCGTCGACTCAGAAGGCTTCAGCGAGCTCTTATCAAGAGCTTTCCTTACTAAGATTCTTAATGAAAGATGCTATTGACTCGACACTTGTCCCGTCGCTATCAAAAAAGTTACGTTCGGTTGCTTGAGTCCATATAAACCTATCAATCCCCTGGCTGATTGATATAGATAGGATGTCTGCAATTTTTTTGGCGTTCTCGGTAGTTATTTTTTGTGAGTGCTCAACGACATCCGAAATAGAGGCATAATCACTGGCATCTTGCTGGTTGGCGCCAGTGTCATAGGCAAAAATAAGTGGCTTGTCTGTAAGAATTGCCTCAAGCATAACACTACTAACATCACCAATGATAGCGGAGCTGGCTTCGAATGTTTCGATAAGTCCAAGGTTTTTATATTTGCCCTCGGGAGCGTAAATGATATTGCCGGGTTTAGTAGCGATTATGTCAAAATATTCTTGAAGAAGTTTAGCGGGTGTCTGAGGATGTGGGCGAAAGAGTAATGTGTAGTTATCGGGAAAATTACGAACAATCTCTTTACCAACTGTATAAATAGATGAGGCTCCCCAGTACGTCGGAAGATATGAAACGATTGGCTTTGTCGGGTCGATATCTCCGGATTCAAGCAGGCTCTTTGGAACGACGATACTACCTCGGTTTTTGACAATTTCATCGGTACGCGCAATGCCAATGTCTACAAGTTTATTTGGACTAATGCCATTTTTGTCGACGAACTCTTTTTTGAGATATGGTCCAAGCGCCGCCATGTAGTCGTATTGTTCGAGCACCTGAAGGCGGTTGGCGCCTGCCATGTAGTCTTTTAGCATATTGCCATGGGTAAGAAACACGGTTTTAGGAGTGGTAAGCCTGACGCTTGGGCTAAAGTCGTAGAGCTCATAAAATACAACAACGTCGGCGTTTTTATTAAGAAAGTCACTTGTTTTTTTAAGGTCGTTATCTATTTTAAGGTAATGAAAGACCGGCTTTATTTTGTACCCGAAGCGCGTCCAGCGACGAGGTTTATTGTTGATGGTGATAACGGGGACATTATATTTTTCAACTTCTCGCTTTGCCTTTTCGGATAAAACAATGAAAGTTCCACCAAGTTCTTTTTGAAGAGGAAGCGCATGAAGAATGTGACTGGTAATATTGCCAAGAAAATAATAAATTCGGGGTTCAGCCGACATTATTTGGTTTCGCTCTCGATCGTTTCAAGTTCGGCAATGATTTTTTTGATGGCTGTCGATGAGATAGTAGGCGTGCGCTCGAGGTAATGAACGTCGCAGTATTCCTTAAGCTCATCGAACTTACCTTCCCAGTCGTTGCCCATAACGAAAAGATCAACATTGTTCTGTTGGATGTCGGTTACTTTTTGTGCCCAGTTTTCCTCGGGAATAACCATATCAACATAACGAAACGCTTCGACGAGTGCTTTGCGTTTTTCGTAGGGCATGTGAGTCTTTTTGCCTTTGATTTCATTGAATGCGTCGGTAGAAACGCCCACAATGAGCTTTCCACCTTCGGCCAACTCTTTGGCACGCCGCAGGAGTTCAATGTGGCCGTAGTGCATAAGATCGAATGTTCCGTAGGTAAGGACTGTCTTCATAGAATTCCATTATATCGCAATAGAGGCGAGTTTACTACGCGGGCATATCGTTTTATAATGATAGGAAGAAGCATGGCAGTGTTAGTCAAAAGCAAACAGCCGCTCGTATCGGTAATTATTCCTGTCTATAACTGCGAGGAGTATATTCAAGAGTGTCTTGACTCTATTTATTCCCAAACCTACAGTAACTATGAGATTATTTTAGTTAACGACGGATCGACTGACGGCAGCTTAAAACTCTTGAGGGCGAATGCGAAGAAGCATGCGGGCATTACGCTAATCGATCAGAGAAATATGGGACAGGGCTATACTCGCAACCATGCCCTTCA is a genomic window containing:
- a CDS encoding polysaccharide pyruvyl transferase family protein, whose amino-acid sequence is MPKISRLGLKRLLLHPNLAYRKIGNRKKAPLKVYWWRYQYPKKLNFGDEITPYLIEYIWGRKCVWTDVPTCELAGAGSIIGVLQTESKGNVIKVWGSGFIEEGDDNDCSNLDFYAVRGPLSRQRVKADRKIALGDPGLLSNLAFEPSRQKKYKVGIVAHYVDKESPFLDKIKNDPTYLLIDPLQTPAKVAKDITSCELVLSSSLHGLIVADSFAVPNFWMPLSDNLTGGSYKFNDYYMSTERELVSVKPDILGDNSAITTAIQSYVPVRRLRRLQRALIKSFPY
- a CDS encoding CDP-glycerol glycerophosphotransferase family protein, which produces MSAEPRIYYFLGNITSHILHALPLQKELGGTFIVLSEKAKREVEKYNVPVITINNKPRRWTRFGYKIKPVFHYLKIDNDLKKTSDFLNKNADVVVFYELYDFSPSVRLTTPKTVFLTHGNMLKDYMAGANRLQVLEQYDYMAALGPYLKKEFVDKNGISPNKLVDIGIARTDEIVKNRGSIVVPKSLLESGDIDPTKPIVSYLPTYWGASSIYTVGKEIVRNFPDNYTLLFRPHPQTPAKLLQEYFDIIATKPGNIIYAPEGKYKNLGLIETFEASSAIIGDVSSVMLEAILTDKPLIFAYDTGANQQDASDYASISDVVEHSQKITTENAKKIADILSISISQGIDRFIWTQATERNFFDSDGTSVESIASFIKNLSKESS
- the tagD gene encoding glycerol-3-phosphate cytidylyltransferase, translating into MKTVLTYGTFDLMHYGHIELLRRAKELAEGGKLIVGVSTDAFNEIKGKKTHMPYEKRKALVEAFRYVDMVIPEENWAQKVTDIQQNNVDLFVMGNDWEGKFDELKEYCDVHYLERTPTISSTAIKKIIAELETIESETK